The following coding sequences lie in one Pseudorasbora parva isolate DD20220531a chromosome 18, ASM2467924v1, whole genome shotgun sequence genomic window:
- the LOC137046078 gene encoding zona pellucida sperm-binding protein 3-like, which produces MMEFLKGVLVVVVIVAFDLPNAWGSLRYSQSPRSMGPKSDPASRSPALSPPGFRNTLQVSSQFQSPLGSSSRGLAQEPFGLQEKQLLQGPVKPLDWKYPIVPEVQSELAVNFQLRQPVTPSSVAVQCGENRVLVEVQQDLFSNGHLIQPTGLSLGGCPVVGQDSQSKVLIFEYELQDCNSVQMMNEDELVYTFSLTYTPEALAGTPITRVEGAVVGVQCHYQRLQNVSSDALRPTWVPYASTEVGEEVLVFSLKLMMDDWSSQRPSSIYFLGGIINIEASVKQYNHVPLRVFVDSCVATQGPDVNSLPRYSFIENHGCFVDAKATASSSRFMPRSQVDKVQIQLEAFVFQESSSPSIYITCVVKATIASAPSDAQHKSCSFANGWFAADGNDQVCGCCDSTCGPDGGIAASPYGGVQWEGKATLGPVVVQGQKKVPQ; this is translated from the exons ATGATGGAGTTTCTGAAAGGTGTCTTAGTGGTGGTTGTGATTGTTGCATTTGATCTGCCTAATGCATGGGGAAGTTTGAGATACAGTCAAAGTCCAAGAAGCATGGGGCCAAAATCAGATCCAGCTTCCAGAAGTCCTGCCCTTTCTCCTCCAGGGTTCCGGAACACTTTGCAAGTGTCTTCTCAGTTTCAGAGTCCTTTGGGTTCTTCCTCCAGAGGCCTTGCACAGGAGCCTTTTGGCCTTCAGGAGAAGCAGCTGTTGCAGGGTCCAGTGAAGCCTTTGGATTGGAAGTATCCCATTGTTCCCGAAGTGCAGAGCGAGTTGGCGGTGAACTTCCAGTTGAGGCAACCCGTGACTCCCAGCAGCGTAGCGGTTCAATGCGGAGAGAACCGGGTTCTTGTAGAGGTCCAGCAGGACTTGTTTAGCAATGGTCATTTGATCCAACCAACTGGCCTGTCTTTAGGCGGCTGTCCTGTTGTTGGTCAGGACTCTCAGTCTAAGGTGCTCATCTTTGAGTATGAGTTACAGGACTGCAACAGTGTGCAGATG ATGAATGAGGATGAGCTTGTCTACACCTTCTCTCTTACCTACACCCCTGAGGCTCTTGCGGGTACTCCGATTACCCGGGTCGAGGGTGCAGTTGTTGGTGTTCAATGCCACTATCAAAG GCTTCAGAATGTAAGCAGTGATGCCTTGAGGCCAACATGGGTCCCTTATGCCTCAACGGAGGTTGGTGAAGAAGTCTTGGTGTTCTCCCTGAAGCTTATGATGG ATGATTGGTCCAGTCAGAGACCTTCATCCATCTATTTCCTGGGTGGCATTATTAACATTGAGGCATCTGTGAAGCAGTACAATCATGTGCCTCtgcgtgtgtttgtggacaGCTGTGTGGCCACTCAAGGGCCTGATGTGAACTCCCTTCCGAGATATTCCTTCATTGAGAATCATGG GTGCTTTGTGGATGCCAAGGCTACAGCTTCCAGCTCCCGCTTCATGCCTCGGTCCCAGGTTGACAAGGTCCAGATCCAGCTGGAGGCGTTCGTGTTCCAGGAGAGCTCCAGTCCTTCT ATCTACATAACATGTGTTGTGAAGGCAACTATTGCTTCTGCACCCAGTGACGCTCAGCACAAATCCTGTTCATTTGCCAATGG GTGGTTTGCTGCTGATGGAAATGACCAAGTTTGTGGTTGCTGTGACTCAACATGTGGTCCTGATGGTGGAATTGCTGCTTCTCCCTATGGAG GTGTTCAGTGGGAAGGCAAGGCTACACTTGGTCCTGTGGTGGTTCAAGGCCAAAAGAAAGTTCCTCAATAA
- the LOC137046773 gene encoding reticulon-3-B-like: MAEPATSSSSGLNSIVLLKDSNSSVQDWANEKDLGEAVFILPSFQHPHLRAVRGLVYWQEPQKSVLVFGGSMLVLVSLATFSVISIISYLFLALLCVTITFRVYTAVMQAVQKSDEGHPFKVLMERDICITPDAARRYMDVCLVRINAALIQTRRLVLVEDVVDSLKFAVVMWFLTCVGAVFNGITLLILADIILFCTPLLYERNKTQIDGYLVRVQSQLEEKLAKLQDKLPGPIKRRKAE, translated from the exons ATGGCAGAGCCGGCGACGTCCTCGTCCTCAGGGCTCAACTCCATTGTGTTGCTGAAAGACTCCAACTCATCAG TCCAGGATTGGGCCAATGAAAAGGACCTTGGGGAGGCAGTGTTCATCTTGCCATCCTTCCAGCATCCGCATCTCCGTGCCGTGCGGGGATTGGTGTATTGGCAGGAGCCACAGAAGTCTGTGCTGGTGTTTGGTGGCTCGATGCTGGTGCTCGTGTCTCTAGCAACATTCAGTGTTATCAGCATCATATCCTACCTGTTCCTGGCCCTGCTGTGTGTCACCATCACCTTCAGAGTCTACACGGCCGTCATGCAGGCTGTGCAGAAGTCTGACGAAGGACACCCTTTTAA AGTTCTGATGGAGAGAGACATCTGCATTACACCGGACGCCGCCCGCAGGTACATGGACGTATGTTTGGTGAGAATAAACGCCGCTCTCATACAGACCAGAAGACTTGTGCTGGTCGAGGATGTGGTGGATTCACTGAAG TTTGCGGTTGTCATGTGGTTTCTGACATGTGTGGGTGCCGTCTTCAATGGGATCACACTTTTAATACTCG CTGATATCATCTTGTTTTGCACACCTCTGCTGTATGAGAGGAACAAA ACCCAGATTGATGGTTATTTGGTGCGTGTGCAGTCCCAGCTTGAAGAGAAACTGGCAAA ACTGCAAGACAAACTCCCCGGTCCCATAAAACGAAGAAAAGCAGAATGA